CGTTTCAGACACACCAATAACCGAGGATTTTATGTGCGCGGCTGAATTTCCTTCCCTATGATAATATCCTCCATTAAATGGTATGAGTTTTGACAGCATGCCCTCGATGTCTTTTACCACGCTTGGGTCTGCTCCTTCATTTATTGTAATACCTGCAGTAGTGTGAGGAACAAAAATATAGCAGATGCCCGATTTAACGCCAGAATCCCTTATAGAATCCTGAACCTGTGATGTTATATCAACAAATTCAATACTTGATTTAGTACTGACATCGAGGTGTTTTATCATGTCAAATAATACTATGCCCCCTGCCCAAAATCAAGGGGGATGTTTTGTGTTATAGTATCTTACCACTTACTATACTTTATTTTATCAATACCTACAGCTCTATAATTTATTTGAAATTTAGTTTCGCATATCAGACAATCGCATAGTAAAGTAATCCATTCATCGTCATAATCTTCCTCAAAAGAAAGATATTCGTGAGAACCACAATCNNNNNNNNNNNNNNNNNNNNNNNNNNNNNNNNNNNNNNNNNNNNNNNNNNNNNNNNNNNNNNNNNNNNNNNNNNNNNNNNNNNNNNNNNNNNNNNNNNNNTATCAATACCTACAGCTCTATAATTTATTTGAAATTTAGTTTCGCATATCAGACAATCGCATAGTAAAGTAATCCATTCATCGTCATAATCTTCCTCAAAAGAAAGATATTCGTGAGAACCACAATCAGGACATTCAATATCTATGGGTTTTATTGAAGCCATTTTAGCTATCCAGTATTTTGTTGCATAAATTTAATAAAGCCGAATTACTCGCATAATTTAGTCTTAAAGGTCAAAATTAAAAATGAACAATAATATCTAAGACTTAGGGAATTAGCAATATCTTCTGCTTTAAATCTTTAACAACGATATCAACTCATTCAATTACTCAACTCTCTATCCGTAAATTAGATTTAAATTATTTTATAAGGTTTTAATGATAAATCTTTACCCGTTAAATCTTTAATTGTTAAATTCTTATCTAAGAGTAGGATTTCTATTCTAAATATATCCCTTTTGTCTCTTTCTGTTAATAATAAGAAAAGTGGTTGTTTAGCATAACTATATCTAATATCATTGGCTTTAGTCCATCCACGCTTACCAGCATTTAATATAATCTCACCATAATATTTAGATAATTGACCGTTGGGTATACATATAACATTTAAGGCATTTATCTTGGGTTTCATATGTTCGTGGACGATCTGTATTACATAGGTCAATGCTGGCACACTAATCGATTTATAAATAGGGGGGATAGAGGGTTTAAATTTTGTGGTTTGATAAGAAATTTGGTTTCGTCCTAATTGAACTTTTCCCTTAAAGTCTGGATTTGTTATTAAGGTTGTTTTTACCTCAATATGAATAATTGCTTGACCCTCAATTTCATATACCATATCAGAGCCTATAGGACAGGTATTAGGAAATCTAAACATTGGGGCAAAAAGATTATGAAAAACCCTTTCTGCGCCGGTGTCCAAGTCTGAAGGTTGTTTATGACTTTTTCTTGCAGTATTTAAAAATTGAGTTTTCCAATCGTTTAATATTTTAATTCTCGAGTTTAGTCCTGTCATAACTTTTCTTAAATCTTGTTGTAAGGAAGTAACAATATAATCTAAATACTTTTTTTCTAGTTCCTCCAACTCAAAATCATTTAACATGTATTATCTCCTTAATATCTTTGCATCTTTTCTTAATAATATTTAAATACTCAGGAATAAGCTCTATTAATATTGCATTTCTCTCTAATTCCTGAGCAACCTTACCTGTTGTTCCTGATCCTGCGAAAGGATCTAAAACTACACCATCCGGCGGACAACCTGATTCTATGCATCTCCTTACAAGTTCTTCAGGAAAGATAGCAAAGTGAGCTTCGGGAAGTGGCTGTGTTTTGATACTCCATATATCCCCTGGATTTTTACCCTTGGGATGTGCTTTTACCGTTTGAAGGACAAGGTGAGTTTCTGTCACCCATCTGTCGTAAATATCATTGAACTTAAGAATGTCTTTCAACTTGAACCAGTCATCTGGCAAAGGAATAGAACCTCCTCTTCCCCAACTACCTGTATCTTTTCTAAACCAATGCCCTGCCGTATCTCTATATCCTAATAGCTTATCAATTTCTTTAGTGGTAATATTTCTTTTTCTCCTCCAAAACCTGAGATAGTCGGCAATTACAGGTTGAAAGATTCTATATCTTCTCTGTAAGACCAAATATTCTCCAAAAAGTGATTTTCTTGCTCCTGGCGAAGCCCCTCTATTGTCAGGACTAACTTTGTATTTCCCATTATAGGATTGCTTCGAAGTAATAAATGGTAAGAGCAGTGATGCTTTTAATTCTACCCTATTTTTGAAATCTGGTGGGGGTGGTAACATTGGCTTTAGAAATCCATTACAGAATAGGGTCTGATTATGATTGTCTATATCAATCTCGTGTTTAATAGTTTTCCCACAATCCTGACATACTAAATCAATTTCAATTTGCGATTTTTTGTCAAAGTCATTCACAAATTCAATAGTCTGCTTTCCATCTTTCCAATCAACTTGAGCAAGGATATTTCCTCCATTACTTCTAAAAACCGTTTTAATAAATCCTTTAACATCCCCACCCTTAAATAAAGAATTTTCTACATCAAGACCTAATATATCCTCTGGTTTTTTATTGTTTGTAAAATTGCTGACTGGTAATCTCAATTCATCAAGCGACAAATAGTATTTGTATTTACTCTCTTTCTTAACAAATAAGAATACTGGTTCATAAACATTTGAAAATCTATTATCCAATGAAGAAGGCATTGCATTAGGTTTATGCCATATAATTTTGTTTAAAAGCGTCCAACCATCTTTTTGAAGTTCAATTGCCAATAATTCAGGAATGAGCAATAATTCCTTGTCTTGATATTTATATCCTACATTTAAAAAGAAAGTCCCTGTTGGTTTTAACACTCTTTTTGCCTCATTAAAAACATCAACAAGTCGCTTTATGTATTCACTATAAGAACTCTCTTGACCAATTTGTTGGGAGTGTTTATAGTCTCTCTGTTTCCAGTAAGGGGGAGAAGTTATTATACAATCAATAGCTCTTTCAGGTAACATTAATAAGGCTTTCTTGACATCTCCTATATAGACAATGATGTTCCCATAATGCTGTTCAATATCTCTGTGGAGATAAGTTTCCTCAAGGGCTAACTGTTCTCTGACCGCATTTGATCTTGGAATTGTTCGAATATCTTCCTTAATTTTTTTATATTTTTTCTTCATAAGAACTTGCATAGCATTATCTTACCACAGCGGTTTAGTTTTTACTGCATCTTTAACAAAGGATACTTTTTGCATTTATACATGGGTGTCATTTTATTTCAATTGATTCAGTTGAAGTTTATCATAGGAATTTTAACTTGTCAAGTTTTTTCTACTCAATTGTCAAGCCAATTTAGAAATGTCCTGTTTTTACCCTGTTAGAAAGAAAGCCCTGCCCAGAGATTTCTAACAGGGTTTACCAAAATAGAAATGTCCTGTTTTCATATTTGAGATCCTGTTAGTTCTTTTTGTTTGTATCTGTTACTGTGTAAACTAAGTTTAAACTTCCGCCAGGGATGATCTGCTCGAGGTGTATAAATATCTCTCTTTCTCGGAATAAATATATATGGCTGTTTTTGTTCTTTCTCTGGCCTTGTGGGTATCTCTTTATATCTCAGATCAGTATCTTTATGTGTTATTACCATTGAACCATCTATTCTTTCTTCTACTACTACTTTCTTGGTTCTTACATTATCCATTATCTGATAAAGCTTCCTGTTATGGGCTATTGTAAAATCGTTCCTTAATGCCCTCTGTGTCCTTATACAGAGGATTTTATCCATGTTTAATCCACCAGGTATTTCTCTGTGAAGATCATCCTTCCCCTTTGGCTTTACAGCAAACTTTTTATTGTATCGAGGAAGATAATAATCTAAAAACTCATTGCCTTCTTCTATTGTCCTAACCCCTCTTAATCGCATCTCTTTGATAAGCCTGTCTTGTAGTGTCCTGAAATGTCTCTCTATCCTCCCTTTAGCCTGTGGAGAGTTAGCGTGTATTACATCTACTCCAATCTCCTTCAGAGCCCTCTCAAACTCGCTTAATGGCCTGGTATTGTTTAATTCATCTTCTATGGAAGGTTTAGCTGTTGATTTATACGTTGTATGCTTGTCCAGATAGACGCTTATGGGTATCCCATACTTTTTGATATAGCGATTAAAACTATCCATTGCCGGTATGGTACCTTCG
The Nitrospirota bacterium DNA segment above includes these coding regions:
- a CDS encoding secondary thiamine-phosphate synthase enzyme YjbQ produces the protein MIKHLDVSTKSSIEFVDITSQVQDSIRDSGVKSGICYIFVPHTTAGITINEGADPSVVKDIEGMLSKLIPFNGGYYHREGNSAAHIKSSVIGVSETVLIDEGRLLLGTWQSIYFCEFDGPRHRRVILRILRD
- a CDS encoding ISNCY family transposase, translated to MAGRDIIMLSRKELKRLHIVHKVFDKAIKQVEAAEILSLSTRQIRRIIKRVKGEGEAGIIHKSRGRTSNRRLPEEAKDKAIRLYRGRYKGFGPTLASEKLYEIDRIKINDETLRKWLIESGDWKKSRKRRVHRQWRERKHYFGEMIQMDGSHHDWFEGRGPECVFMGYIDDATGDTFGRFYSYEGTIPAMDSFNRYIKKYGIPISVYLDKHTTYKSTAKPSIEDELNNTRPLSEFERALKEIGVDVIHANSPQAKGRIERHFRTLQDRLIKEMRLRGVRTIEEGNEFLDYYLPRYNKKFAVKPKGKDDLHREIPGGLNMDKILCIRTQRALRNDFTIAHNRKLYQIMDNVRTKKVVVEERIDGSMVITHKDTDLRYKEIPTRPEKEQKQPYIFIPRKRDIYTPRADHPWRKFKLSLHSNRYKQKELTGSQI
- a CDS encoding site-specific DNA-methyltransferase, with protein sequence MKKKYKKIKEDIRTIPRSNAVREQLALEETYLHRDIEQHYGNIIVYIGDVKKALLMLPERAIDCIITSPPYWKQRDYKHSQQIGQESSYSEYIKRLVDVFNEAKRVLKPTGTFFLNVGYKYQDKELLLIPELLAIELQKDGWTLLNKIIWHKPNAMPSSLDNRFSNVYEPVFLFVKKESKYKYYLSLDELRLPVSNFTNNKKPEDILGLDVENSLFKGGDVKGFIKTVFRSNGGNILAQVDWKDGKQTIEFVNDFDKKSQIEIDLVCQDCGKTIKHEIDIDNHNQTLFCNGFLKPMLPPPPDFKNRVELKASLLLPFITSKQSYNGKYKVSPDNRGASPGARKSLFGEYLVLQRRYRIFQPVIADYLRFWRRKRNITTKEIDKLLGYRDTAGHWFRKDTGSWGRGGSIPLPDDWFKLKDILKFNDIYDRWVTETHLVLQTVKAHPKGKNPGDIWSIKTQPLPEAHFAIFPEELVRRCIESGCPPDGVVLDPFAGSGTTGKVAQELERNAILIELIPEYLNIIKKRCKDIKEIIHVK